A stretch of the Amia ocellicauda isolate fAmiCal2 chromosome 10, fAmiCal2.hap1, whole genome shotgun sequence genome encodes the following:
- the akap14 gene encoding A-kinase anchor protein 14, whose product MEDSADKLNKEASTLIDIALENAQNYLIHSDQSEKETTDYQMNNIDWITCKDFTIERAMNQIEEYISTWELHSSWLHNLVFLQEKDLDFCTQYHYRVQWSIPTRRQPIPKATACVYFIIEISKIKPQTLPVEVCYLVESNQLLHRPGKTRFREKWLKDVIESKTILQETVDF is encoded by the exons ATGGAGGACAGCGCAGACAAACTGAACAAGGAAGCTTCTACCTTAATAGACATTGCTCTGGAAAATGCACAGAATTACCTTATACACAGTGATCAATCCGAAAAAG aaaCCACAGATTATCAGATGAATAATATTGACTGGATTACCTGCAAGGATTTTACAATAGAGAGGGCAATGAATCAAATTGAAGAATATATTTCT ACTTGGGAATTGCACTCCAGTTGGCTTCACAACCTGGTGTTCCTCCAGGAAAAAGACCTGGATTTCTGCACACAGTATCATTACAGAGTGCAGTGGAGCATCCCTACTAGAAGACAACCAATTCCAAAGGCCACAGCTTGTGTCTATTTCATCATCGAGATCTCGAAGATCAAACCACAG ACCTTGCCTGTAGAAGTGTGCTATCTTGTGGAATCAAACCAGCTGTTGCACAG GCCAGGAAAAACAAGGTTCAGAGAAAAATGGCTGAAAGATGTAATTGAAAGCAAGACTATTCTACAGGAAACTGTCGATTTCTAA
- the LOC136759942 gene encoding putative defense protein 3 has protein sequence MAGWIVLASLCVCILQGLCPVTSLPNGAPASACADMMPRHSGVNPQPSPVPYTITVSSRTFTADQPVKVTIKGPDYKGVLLQARMGNSYIALGSWKLPPADTKVLQCSGNPNGAMTHSNINIKNNSTVYTWIPHTNSNMVYFMATVAQERTVYWLNVKSDMLTRKDLSLDAGARPVTWGTSGVLLIIASLFLTILCSS, from the exons ATGGCAGGGTGGATTGTTCTGgcctctttgtgtgtgtgtatcctgCAGGGGCTGTGCCCTGTAACCAGCCTCCCCAATGGAGCCCCAGCTTCAGCCTGTGCGGACATGATGCCTCGGCACTCTGGGGTGAACCCCCAGCCGTCTCCTGTGCCCTACACCATCACTGTCAGCAGCAGGACCTTCACTGCAGACCAGCCGGTCAAAG TGACGATCAAGGGTCCTGACTACAAAGGTGTGCTCCTGCAGGCACGTATGGGGAACAGCTACATCGCCCTGGGCAGCTGGAAATTGCCCCCTGCTGACACCAAAGTCCTGCAG TGCTCAGGGAACCCAAATGGAGCAATGACCCACTCTAACATCAACATTAAGAACAACTCCACTGTCTACACCTGGATCCCTCACACCAACTCTAACATGGTCTACTTCAT GGCAACTGTAGCACAGGAACGCACAGTCTACTGGTTGAATGTGAAGTCAGACATGCTGACCAGGA AAGACCTGTCTTTGGATGCAGGGGCCAGGCCAGTGACCTGGGGCACTAGTGGAGTGCTGCTGATCATTGCCAGTCTCTTCCTCACCATACTGTGCTCCAGCTAG
- the ndufa1 gene encoding NADH dehydrogenase [ubiquinone] 1 alpha subcomplex subunit 1, whose amino-acid sequence MWYEIIPGFAIMTACLIVPGIATAQIHKWTNGGKEKRIARHPYQWYLMERDKRVSATGKYYESKGLENIH is encoded by the exons ATGTGGTATGAGATTATACCCGGGTTTGCAATCATGACCGCCTGTCTCATCGTTCCCGGTATTGCGACAGCACAGATCCACAAATGGACGAACGGGGGGAAG GAAAAGAGGATTGCACGGCATCCTTACCAATGGTACCTGATGGAGAGAGACAAGCGAGTGTCGGCGACCGGGAAGTATTATGAGTCAAAG GGTTTAGAAAACATTCACTGA